From the genome of Vitis riparia cultivar Riparia Gloire de Montpellier isolate 1030 chromosome 11, EGFV_Vit.rip_1.0, whole genome shotgun sequence:
TTTgctattatttgagatttttcagTCAGAATGACATGGCAACATCCAGCTGACTTGGAACTAATGAAGGGCATATTGGTCAGTTAATATCTCATAGCCTTCCTGTTAATTTTGATACATCCATGGaccatttcttaatttttgggcccagctgggcccaaaacacaattctcccttttttttaagAGGAGAAGCTTTGAAAGTTTAACCACATGAATGGTACGTTCATGGCTGCGcattactttttctttccttttttttgcattaaattattattttataaatgcaAGTGAGTTTAAGGAtgaattcccaaaaaaattatGCCATAGATGTTGATGGCAAAATTCCCCTGCTACAGTAGTCGTGACCATCAACGGAATCTCGATCAACGCGTTACAGTGAATCCTCCTTCTTCCTGCAAAAAAGATGTCCGGATGGGTTGTCTGGACACACCCTTCgataattaaattagtattttGGAAGCTGTTGGAAAATAGAGTTTTCCTTTGGGAGTGTTGCTCCGTGATTTTCGTCAAGGATGCTTACCCTCCTGAGAGTCTCCTTAGAGTTTATATATGAGTCAGAAAGTATGGCACCGCTATGCTAGCGGGTCCCATCGTCATGATTGCGGCTCATAGGGTAgcaaagcaatcatgacatttcTGGTGCCAGGTGGCGGTTGTCAGGAAGGTATTTAGGCGGTGGACGTCACCgcaatttatgattttaaatatctGGGATGTGTCAGGAGACCTGAGAAGACTTGGGAATGTCTTGTCGAATGTATCTTGCATTAAAGATGAGTGACAGTTCAAGAGACTTGGTCATCAGTGTTGTCAGAGTTATCTTTTTGATCgtgggcggaaatggatccggtgaatcgcgagtgtctgacGAGTTAAGCTATCCGGGTAAGCTGTCACTAAAGTatccggacatgtctgtccagggaagttgaatcgtcctcctctcccatccggcggaAGGcaccggatgtgaaatatccggagaaggtggaacgtcggccggatccggatgtgagatattcgGATGAaatggaacgtcggccggacagaatttgcggctgtgagacatccgggtggaatgagctatgtcaTGCGTCGCAAGGGGGGCCGTCTGTGTGGCCAAGGGAGAGGGAGCCATGTGACACTTTTTAGTGAGGATCCCATAATAGAGAATCCAAGTTTTCTATGCAGCTCCATGGCCCGTTCATTGATATGCTGCCTTGCACCTGGCTTTCTTGGGAGAATGCTGAGACATGAGATAGGTTATCCTGTGACAGCCTCTCAAAGGCTTTGAACCTCATGTCCTGGTTCATTGAGCTCTTCTTGACTATTGGTGCTTGGACAATACAGAAGACACGGATATTGGCCTGAGAGTGGGAGATGTGTTGGAATATGTGCCCATAaacaaatgagatttttttttattttgctgattattaatattttttaaggaattatttcaatattattgtTGCATGCATGTTACAGATGCTTTATAAATATCGAAAaccctaaattatttaattgtaactttaaatattgtatataagtGTTATATACAGGAggataatatttaaagtaaaataatctaatatgttcgtaattaaaaattaaagttgggatctttaatttaaaattactagCGCGGTTCATTACATTCTGAATGAAATGATCTTATCCGGATTGTTAATAATGAGATTATTGGAATGAAAGCgctttatataatttgattatatagGACTGGAACACGATTAATTATGAATCTCTGATAAATTCCGTTATAATATAGAGCATTCAATATTAATCAATGATGGTCATATAtgcattgatcttaattctgaGTGATTAATAGACTCCTatttattgtattgtattttttgACATACCAGGTAATGACACAAATACATAGTATCAAATTCTTGGTGTATTGgaagtataataaaataaatagccgGGAATATTAATATACAAGATGAAATCCATTCCTTTGTTAAGAAGTCAGATGAACGGTTCCCATAAGTATTGGTTCGGGCCTTGAATGATAAGAGCGCTCAATTTATGATTAGAccataaatatattattcattagAGAACCAATGGCACTTAAGCAGAAAGATATAATTAAAGAGGTTAACGGAAAAACCTAGCTTTAATTATGAACCGTTTATGGAGGATTGACTCATATGTAGTGACTATATCAATGGGCAATTCAAATcctttgaatatatttaattttataattttaagagtgcaattccaaatttttagtggagtaattttggaattaataattttgattttttaattaagttgttaattaattgtcaaAATTATTGGAGCTTAAAATTATAATGTCCATAGTTCCTCTCAACGGCtccattaaaattatatgaacattttttttatgttgggttgattttattagtttggaattttgaattctaaattaatttcacacaatcttgatttgatttatttattttataatttgattatttaaaatattttttgatacaATGTGGTGAAGACCACACTTACTTGTATTCcctaagaaacactttttaagtggGGATCATGGGGAGAGATATTCTCTctcatgtttttcaaaattcaaaatatgttagttattttttttcttcgtggtattaaaaagttttttttttctcaatgtttTTCGGATGATGGGATGAGAATACAAGTTTTCAATATATTAAGTTGTGTGATATAAAAACccataaacataaaataaaaaaaattaaaaaaaaaaaaggatgccCACTCGTTTTGAGTTCATCATTATTTGGAGAAACGTTAGAGAAAGATCCATGGTGCTTTAGAGGATTTGGAATTCTAAGATCCTTTTGGTAGAGTTCAAATTTAGCAGTCTAATCGCAAGATACAATTCTAAATTACCTATATACAATTCTAAATTACctatatttgttatttcattaaattaatacaaGGACtgatcattgaaaaaaaaaattgagaaattttttctGGCTTccgttttttcttttatttagctGGTTTCAAAACCAACAAGATGGACTGGTGCATAAGAGAGCAAAATTCAGCATCCTTGCTGCCTCTTCTTGAGAGTAGTTAGAACCGAGAATTGGGTTCACGAGTTCTAGAAGGCTTCCCTCCTCGCGTAGGACATAAGCTTGCAATTCTACGTTTCAAGTAGTcaaaaaaaacttttgttttacaaagattataaaatagtttttaaagacaaaaatttatttcaaaacttacaATATTCTCAACatggttttcatattttttaaaaatagtttttatttaccgtactttgttttaaattattttttatatttatataattatttttaaaaataaattaaaacaaggaaaagaatTCAAACATCCTAATTTCATCCAAAGTTATcgaaacattattttttatttttcaattttcaactttttaatatcataaatttatttttaaaaagagttcCAAACAAACTCCTTATCAAACAAACCCCCTACATTGAGATTGAGAATATTgactttaatataatttgtaacGATTAGCacttaatcatataaatagtGTCCACCTTAAGTGGGCCTTATAATTTCAAAGCATGTCTAAGTAATTAAGAGAAATTTATACTTATATAGCATAAATAACTTTCACTCTTATCCAATATAGTACATTACAAACATCCTTCATGGAGTTAAATAAACTCTCAATAACAACTCGCATCTAATtgtatagatattgtccactttaaatataaatgaaataatatttatatggttgGATCcgaaatgttataaatattatttgattttaaaaaatgtgtaATTTAATCCAAATTGGTCCATGATTaggtaaatattaattaaaaaataaaaaagaagcttcgaaagaaaaaaaaaagaagtttttggaAGCCACAATTCATGTATAAAAAAGGATTAAATTGAGAATCATTTTACAGATCagtataaatatgattttttttattaattattgtgGGCCAAAACCCTGATACATCAATGTGAATGCGAGATTGAACCGCGGAGATGATGGAGACTTGCAGGAGCCCTGACAATGCTCCATCAGAACTCACATGGCTTTTATCCTCACGCGGATTTtcttcattaataaataaataattatagatGCCCGAGCCCCAGaggcaaaaaataataaaatgaaaataaaatttggatgtCAATTTGCCCTTGCCCTCTAGGCTCTAGAAGACTAGAATAGTAGGTGACACCgtctaaaaaactaaaaaaaatgaaggtttGACTCGCAGTTAAAAAAAGACTAGACATAGTTTGAAAACTAGCTTTGCTTCCCACTTGTCAGTTTTCACACACCCCTACATTATAAATTGGGAAGCTCCCTCCAACCCTTCGCCACAACACAACTTCAtcgaagaagaagagaaaatgcaTCATCCACCACACGACCCGCACCACGACCACCACCACGACGGACATCCGCCCCCGCCCCATGGCCCTCCGCACCATGGTCCACCACCTCCCCACCACCACGGTCCGCCGCCCCCTCAGCTGTGCCCCCCTCCTCACCACGGTCCTCCTCACCACGGCCCTCCTCATCATAGCCCTCCTCACCACGGCCCTCCTCACCACGGTCCTCCTCACCATGGCCCTCCTCACCACGGCCCTCCTCCTCCGGGACCTGATTGTCATCCCGGTCCGCACGGCCCTCCCCACCACCGCCACTGCTAAGTCGCTAACCACCCACCCTTGGGACTCGTGCCTACAAGTCATCATGTGAATGGAGGTGACGGCCAGCAGCTGGAAGAGAGGGGTGTGTTCGTAATTCTATGTTTTTGCTTTCTGGGTTATGTTGTAGTAAATAATGCCCTCAGAGTCTCTGATTTGGTGACACGTGGTGGCCCAGGACTCTTATCCGTGTGTACGTGTGTGAAATGTGTTGCAATAAATGAGACAAGCGAATAGATGTTTATGGCTCTCCTCTCTCATTTGCAGTTTTTCTTTGTgtcatttttaaacaaaaaaaattacaagcaAAATATCCTTTAAGAGATcaatattggaattttgggtCCAAATGTCCAACCCTAAACCCTATTAGTTTCTCACGCCAAATTACATATGATTTTGATACTCGGGAAGTCATGAATCTAATGTTTCAAACGGATGGTAATTCaacttcaaacaaaaaaatgtatgaTGAATTAAAACAACCATGTGCAAAAAGCTTGCCACGTGTCttctattacaaaaatataaattaagttttttttaatttatatttaatataacttCAAATCACATAAGTATCACATCATccacttataaaaataaaatattaattgataATTGACGTCTCagcttgaatttaaaatatatatatatatatatattatttttacatggtAATAAAATGATTACTTTAAATAtaagtttgataaaataattaaacttaattttttttcccgtCTGATCCAAAACTctcaatattaattattttgatatttagtATTACAAGAGAGATCCAAAgaaatctttatttaattaagaTGGTTCAATCCGAACCGGcttatgtatttaaaaaaagaaaaaaagaaataagttaCAGGTTGCCGGTAACATTGGCTCAGGATGGACTAACAGTCTAACACCAAGGTGAGTAGCAGCGCGCATTCGACCAATCCTGTGGCTGTTTATCAAGTTAATAAGGTCCTTCTCCCTGAAGCAATCTTTGGCACCGACATTCCTCCTACCCCAGCTCCAGCACTAGCTCCGGACATTAGCCCT
Proteins encoded in this window:
- the LOC117924770 gene encoding spidroin-1-like, yielding MARHYMEEDGVEDARGDPVSSKAVGASAAGLMSGASAGAGRLSSGGGGEGRADRDDNQVPEEEGRGEEGHGEEDRGEEGRGEEGYDEEGRGEEDRGEEGGTAEGAADRGGGEVVDHGAEGHGAGADVRRGGGRGAGRVVDDAFSLLLR